A single window of Onychostoma macrolepis isolate SWU-2019 chromosome 16, ASM1243209v1, whole genome shotgun sequence DNA harbors:
- the tpi1b gene encoding triosephosphate isomerase B, with the protein MTGRKFFVGGNWKLNGDKKSIEELANTLNKAKLNPDTEVVCGAPAIYLDYARSKLNPNIDVAAQNCYKVAKGAFTGEISPGMIKDCGVKWVILGHSERRHVFGESDELIGQKVAHALESGLGVIACIGEKLDEREAGITEKVVFAQTKFIADNVKDWSKVVLAYEPVWAIGTGKTASPQQAQEVHDKLRQWMKANVSEAVASSVRIIYGGSVTGGTCKELASQKDVDGFLVGGASLKPEFIEIINAKA; encoded by the exons ATGACTGGCAGGAAGTTTTTCGTCGGTGGAAACTGGAAATTGAACGGCGACAAAAAGAGCATTGAAGAGCTCGCCAATACACTGAATAAGGCCAAGCTCAACCCAGACACCG AGGTTGTGTGTGGTGCTCCAGCCATCTACCTCGACTACGCCAGGTCCAAGCTGAATCCTAACATCGATGTGGCGGCACAGAACTGCTACAAGGTTGCAAAGGGAGCCTTCACTGGAGAGATCAG CCCTGGGATGATTAAGGACTGTGGAGTAAAATGGGTTATTCTGGGACACTCCGAGAGACGCCATGTGTTTGGAGAGAGTGATGAG TTGATTGGACAGAAGGTCGCTCATGCTCTTGAGAGCGGTTTGGGTGTGATCGCCTGCATTGGTGAGAAGCTGGATGAGAGGGAGGCCGGAATCACAGAGAAAGTTGTTTTTGCACAGACCAAGTTCATCGCAG ATAACGTGAAGGATTGGAGCAAAGTGGTCCTCGCTTATGAGCCTGTGTGGGCCATCGGCACTGGCAAAACCGCATCACCCCAGCAG GCTCAGGAGGTACATGACAAGCTCAGGCAGTGGATGAAGGCCAATGTCTCAGAGGCTGTCGCCAGCTCGGTCAGGATCATTTACGGAG GATCCGTAACTGGAGGGACCTGCAAGGAACTTGCTTCTCAGAAAGATGTGGACGGCTTCCTGGTGGGCGGCGCTTCCTTGAAACCAGAGTTTATCGAAATTATTAACGCAAAAGCATAA